In one window of Streptomyces sp. NBC_01224 DNA:
- a CDS encoding carbohydrate ABC transporter permease — protein MTVTGTAVRGRARPSPRRRAPHDRGHPVLSRFRLPWRLVGYTAVLGLGLLYLLPFVLQLVTGFKTDPDAAAHPLGMLPTTPTTAAYQRLFGLSQAADGVPFLRWLGNSALVAVVVTVGRVLFDSMAGYALARLRFRGRTALFGFVLAVMAVPGVALLIPKFLVLNTFGLFDTYTGMILPLLVDAAGIFIMKQFFESVPREVEEAARVDGAGVFRIFWSVVLPMARPALITLTILSFQGSWNEFTHFLVSTQSGQYETLTTGLARFVSGGLGGGTQYPLKLAAALLSTIPVAALFFCFQRYFVSGANAGAVKE, from the coding sequence ATGACCGTCACCGGTACGGCCGTACGCGGCCGGGCTCGGCCCTCCCCTCGCCGTCGCGCCCCGCACGACCGGGGCCACCCCGTCCTGAGCCGTTTCCGCCTGCCGTGGCGGTTGGTGGGGTACACCGCGGTGCTGGGGCTGGGTCTGCTGTATCTGCTGCCGTTCGTCCTCCAGCTGGTGACCGGTTTCAAGACGGATCCGGATGCCGCCGCGCATCCGCTGGGCATGCTGCCCACCACTCCCACCACGGCGGCGTACCAGCGGCTGTTCGGGTTGAGCCAGGCCGCGGACGGGGTGCCCTTCCTGCGTTGGCTGGGCAACTCGGCGCTGGTGGCGGTGGTGGTGACCGTGGGCCGGGTGCTGTTCGACTCCATGGCGGGATACGCGCTGGCGCGGCTGCGCTTTCGGGGCCGCACCGCACTGTTCGGCTTTGTGCTCGCGGTGATGGCGGTGCCCGGAGTGGCCCTGCTCATCCCGAAGTTCCTGGTGCTCAACACCTTCGGGCTCTTCGACACGTACACCGGCATGATCCTGCCGTTGCTGGTGGACGCGGCGGGCATCTTCATCATGAAGCAGTTCTTCGAATCGGTACCGCGCGAGGTCGAGGAGGCCGCACGGGTCGACGGGGCGGGTGTGTTCCGGATCTTCTGGTCCGTCGTCCTGCCGATGGCCAGACCGGCGTTGATCACCCTGACGATCCTGTCGTTCCAGGGCTCGTGGAACGAGTTCACGCACTTCCTCGTCAGCACGCAGTCCGGCCAGTACGAGACGCTCACCACGGGCCTGGCCCGCTTCGTCTCGGGCGGACTCGGCGGCGGAACGCAGTACCCGCTGAAGCTGGCGGCGGCGCTGCTCTCCACCATCCCGGTGGCCGCGCTGTTCTTCTGCTTCCAGCGCTACTTCGTGAGCGGCGCCAACGCGGGAGCGGTCAAGGAGTGA
- a CDS encoding L-threonylcarbamoyladenylate synthase translates to MAKYFDVHPENPQTRTIRSVADSIRAGALVAYPTDSCYALGCQLGSRDGISRIRSIRNLDDRHHFTLVCQNFAQLGQFVHIDNDVFRAIKAATPGSYTFILPATKEVPRQLLHPKKKTVGVRIPDHVVAQALLADLGEPLLSSTLLLPDEDEPLTQGWEIKERLDHVVDAVVDSGDCGTEPTTVIDFSGGEPEIVRRGAGDTTRFE, encoded by the coding sequence ATGGCGAAGTATTTCGACGTGCACCCCGAGAATCCTCAAACCCGCACCATCCGCTCCGTGGCCGACAGCATCCGGGCCGGCGCGCTCGTCGCGTACCCGACGGACTCCTGTTACGCATTGGGGTGCCAGCTGGGCAGTCGTGACGGCATCAGCCGGATCCGGTCGATCCGGAACCTCGACGACCGTCACCATTTCACCCTTGTGTGCCAGAACTTCGCGCAGCTCGGTCAGTTCGTGCACATCGACAACGATGTGTTCCGTGCGATCAAGGCAGCGACACCCGGCAGTTACACCTTCATCCTCCCCGCGACGAAGGAGGTGCCACGTCAGCTGCTGCATCCTAAGAAGAAGACGGTCGGAGTCCGGATTCCCGACCATGTCGTCGCTCAGGCGCTGCTCGCCGACCTCGGTGAGCCGCTGCTGTCCAGCACCTTGCTCCTGCCCGACGAGGACGAGCCGCTGACACAGGGCTGGGAGATCAAGGAACGGCTCGACCATGTGGTGGACGCCGTGGTCGACTCGGGCGACTGCGGCACCGAGCCGACCACGGTCATCGACTTCTCCGGCGGTGAGCCCGAGATCGTACGCCGAGGGGCGGGCGACACCACGCGGTTCGAGTAG
- a CDS encoding sugar ABC transporter substrate-binding protein, giving the protein MGTRTAVAAFVTCAALLAATGCSSSFGSDKEPEQDKAGKQKLTVLIATSGDAETQAVKTAAAAYAKKSGNSVSVEVAKDMNQQLAQSFAGHKPPDVFYVNSDQFANYAKGGSLYPYGDRISDVDDFSQQLRTSFSYDGKLVCLPKDASTLGLAINTDLWKKAGLTEKDYPKSWEELRTVADKLTGKGVTGLVTSDEFQRLGVFMKQAGGWLTDPDQQKMTADTAENAKGLDFVQSLLKSGSMKFAKQVDTSWGGEALGKGKAAMTIEGNWLEGGMKLDYPDVKYAIAPLPAGPAGQGTLAFSNCWGVAADSAHRDAGVDLVKYLTSAKQQLAFADAFGVMPSRTSALKTYAEKQPAAKAWVDGSAYAQGPVTIAGFDKVLSQFNTDLQSLRTADPKKILADLQRNGEQAIAKGN; this is encoded by the coding sequence ATGGGAACCCGTACGGCCGTCGCCGCCTTCGTCACCTGCGCGGCGCTACTGGCTGCCACCGGCTGCTCATCCAGCTTCGGCAGCGACAAGGAGCCGGAGCAGGACAAGGCCGGCAAGCAGAAACTGACGGTACTGATCGCCACCTCGGGGGACGCCGAAACCCAGGCAGTCAAGACCGCCGCCGCCGCGTATGCGAAGAAGTCGGGCAACTCGGTCTCGGTCGAGGTCGCCAAGGACATGAACCAGCAGCTTGCCCAGTCCTTCGCCGGGCACAAGCCGCCGGACGTCTTCTACGTCAACTCCGACCAGTTCGCGAACTACGCGAAGGGCGGCTCCCTGTACCCGTACGGGGACCGGATATCCGACGTCGACGACTTCTCCCAGCAGCTGCGGACCTCGTTCTCGTACGACGGGAAGCTGGTCTGCCTGCCGAAGGACGCCTCCACCCTCGGTCTGGCCATCAACACCGATCTGTGGAAGAAGGCCGGGCTGACGGAGAAGGACTATCCCAAGAGCTGGGAGGAGCTGCGGACCGTCGCGGACAAGCTCACCGGCAAGGGCGTCACCGGCCTGGTCACCAGCGACGAGTTCCAGCGGCTCGGCGTCTTCATGAAGCAGGCGGGCGGCTGGCTCACCGACCCGGACCAGCAGAAGATGACTGCCGACACCGCCGAGAACGCCAAGGGGCTCGACTTCGTCCAGTCCCTGCTCAAGTCCGGCTCGATGAAGTTCGCCAAGCAGGTGGACACCAGCTGGGGCGGTGAGGCGCTCGGCAAGGGCAAGGCCGCGATGACCATCGAGGGCAACTGGCTCGAAGGCGGCATGAAGCTCGACTACCCCGATGTGAAGTACGCCATCGCGCCGCTGCCCGCGGGACCGGCCGGCCAGGGCACCCTCGCCTTCAGCAACTGCTGGGGCGTCGCCGCCGACAGCGCGCACCGCGACGCGGGCGTCGACCTCGTGAAGTACTTGACATCCGCCAAGCAGCAGCTCGCCTTCGCCGACGCGTTCGGTGTCATGCCGTCGCGGACGAGCGCGCTCAAGACCTACGCCGAGAAGCAGCCGGCCGCCAAGGCCTGGGTGGACGGCAGCGCCTACGCACAGGGCCCGGTGACGATCGCCGGCTTCGACAAGGTCCTGAGCCAGTTCAACACCGATCTGCAGTCGCTGCGCACCGCCGACCCGAAGAAGATCCTCGCCGACCTTCAGCGCAACGGCGAACAGGCGATCGCGAAGGGCAACTGA
- a CDS encoding LacI family DNA-binding transcriptional regulator has product MPRSPNTPASKTGSVTLATVARRAGVSPQTVSNALNSPELLRPETLERVRRTIDELGYRPHRAAQTLRTRSSKLIGYGIRPTAPGTSAPVMDRFLHALSQTADEAGYRILLFASPPGSAGLDGYEELLDLHSVDGFVLSGTDRGDQRQAWLEKRGVPFVGFGRMWSGRQIGDWVDVDGASGTDAAVEHLVGLGHRRIAFLGWPRGSGVGDDRAMGWQRAMRRHHLSIRNRRARSVDDIASAQAAVGPLLDAGATAVIAASDVLALGCYHALRERRAVPGTDVAVVGFDDSPTAALLSPGLSTVAQPLEAVGRECVRLLLARMSELGAPPERVLLEPSLVVRDSTSASGD; this is encoded by the coding sequence ATGCCCCGCTCCCCCAACACCCCCGCGTCCAAGACCGGTTCAGTCACCCTGGCCACGGTCGCGCGGCGGGCGGGAGTGTCTCCGCAGACGGTGTCGAACGCGCTCAATTCCCCCGAACTGCTGCGTCCGGAGACCCTGGAGCGGGTCCGTCGTACCATCGACGAGCTGGGCTATCGCCCGCACCGAGCGGCTCAGACCCTGCGCACCCGCTCCAGCAAGCTCATCGGCTACGGCATTCGTCCCACCGCCCCCGGCACCTCGGCCCCGGTCATGGACCGGTTTCTGCACGCCCTGTCCCAGACCGCCGACGAGGCCGGTTACCGGATCCTGCTCTTCGCCTCACCACCCGGCAGCGCCGGCCTCGACGGGTACGAGGAGCTCCTCGACCTGCACAGCGTGGACGGTTTCGTGCTGAGCGGCACCGACCGGGGCGACCAGCGCCAGGCCTGGCTGGAGAAGCGCGGCGTGCCGTTCGTGGGCTTCGGCCGCATGTGGTCCGGCCGGCAGATCGGGGACTGGGTGGATGTCGACGGCGCCTCGGGCACGGACGCCGCGGTCGAGCATCTGGTGGGTCTGGGGCATCGCAGGATCGCGTTTCTCGGCTGGCCGCGCGGCTCCGGGGTCGGCGACGACCGTGCCATGGGCTGGCAGCGTGCCATGCGGCGACACCACCTTTCGATACGCAACAGACGTGCACGGAGCGTCGATGACATCGCCTCCGCACAGGCCGCCGTCGGACCGCTGCTCGACGCAGGTGCGACGGCCGTGATCGCCGCAAGCGACGTGCTCGCTCTGGGGTGCTATCACGCCCTGCGCGAGCGACGAGCCGTGCCGGGCACGGATGTGGCGGTCGTCGGCTTCGACGACTCCCCCACGGCCGCGCTTCTCTCCCCCGGACTGTCCACCGTCGCCCAGCCGCTGGAAGCCGTCGGCCGCGAATGTGTCCGGCTTCTGCTGGCCCGGATGTCGGAACTCGGCGCTCCGCCCGAGCGCGTCCTGCTCGAACCGTCCCTCGTGGTACGTGACAGCACATCCGCGTCGGGCGACTGA
- a CDS encoding carbohydrate ABC transporter permease, whose product MPIRTIRASGTPRTTGSPGAPDSAPGDTGTTAKVRARRAGLRGEGTWGWLFVSPMVLVLGLFMVLPILMALWVSLLHWDGQSNPFSGQADFVGLDNYRSLLTQDGLDRTLFATSLRNNAYYVLLTVPLQTALALGLALLVNQKLLRGRGALRTTFFFPSVTSSIAVSTVFLFLFQGSGAVNSMLSWIGIKGPNWFADPRGVLSLILGGLGIVDPERPTGMLADHSTMGLSWFEWLSGPSVAMCTLILLAVWTTSGTFMLIFLAALQNIPRELEESAAMEGVNRRQMLWHVTLPALRPVLFLVLTLGLISTWQVFDQVYVMGQGAPGNTTLTPAFLSYSAGFDNADFGQGSAIAFILLALILILTAFQRWALRERGARTGRNR is encoded by the coding sequence ATGCCCATCCGCACGATCCGCGCGAGCGGTACCCCCCGAACGACCGGCTCGCCCGGCGCACCTGACAGCGCACCCGGCGATACCGGCACGACCGCGAAGGTCCGCGCCCGGCGCGCGGGCCTTCGCGGGGAGGGCACCTGGGGCTGGCTGTTCGTCAGCCCCATGGTGCTCGTCCTCGGCCTGTTCATGGTGCTTCCCATCCTGATGGCGCTGTGGGTGAGCCTGCTGCACTGGGACGGACAGTCCAACCCGTTCTCCGGTCAGGCCGATTTCGTCGGCCTGGACAACTACCGGTCACTGCTCACGCAGGACGGGCTCGACCGCACGCTCTTCGCGACGTCCTTGCGCAACAACGCCTACTACGTACTGCTGACCGTCCCCCTGCAGACCGCGCTGGCACTGGGTCTGGCTCTGCTCGTCAACCAGAAACTGCTTCGGGGACGCGGTGCTCTCCGTACAACGTTCTTCTTCCCGTCGGTCACCAGCTCCATCGCCGTCTCGACGGTCTTCCTCTTTCTCTTCCAGGGCAGTGGGGCCGTCAACTCCATGCTGTCCTGGATCGGGATCAAGGGACCGAACTGGTTCGCGGACCCGCGCGGGGTGCTCTCCCTGATCCTGGGCGGTCTGGGAATCGTCGATCCCGAACGGCCCACCGGGATGCTGGCGGATCACTCCACCATGGGGCTGTCGTGGTTCGAGTGGCTCTCGGGCCCCTCGGTCGCGATGTGCACGCTCATCCTGCTCGCCGTGTGGACCACCTCGGGCACGTTCATGCTGATCTTCCTCGCGGCGCTGCAGAACATCCCGCGGGAGCTGGAGGAGTCGGCCGCCATGGAAGGGGTCAACCGCCGTCAGATGCTGTGGCATGTGACTCTGCCGGCGCTGCGTCCCGTGCTGTTCCTGGTCCTGACCCTGGGGCTGATCTCCACCTGGCAGGTCTTCGACCAGGTCTATGTGATGGGCCAGGGCGCTCCGGGCAATACGACGCTCACGCCCGCCTTCCTGTCGTACTCCGCGGGCTTCGACAACGCGGACTTCGGGCAGGGCTCGGCGATCGCGTTCATCCTGCTCGCCCTGATCCTCATCCTGACCGCGTTCCAGCGCTGGGCGCTGCGGGAGCGTGGCGCACGCACCGGGAGGAACCGATGA